AGACTTGAAACACTAGTTCTGTGAACAAAAGATTAATATTTATTGTAGAGTATCCATGTAATGTTGTACCTGCAATAAAACAACATATGTCTGTAAAAAGTTTGATTGAGGTTTTTGGTCCTGGTGAAGCAATAAATATTGTTTTTCCCTTATGTATAGGAGTTGAAAGTAAAGAATTTATATGCATGGCAGAGTTGCAAACTGATAAGAACGTCATTTTGTCTAGTTCCACACACATTTTCCATGGTCGCAATCCATATAGTTCCTCTTTCGTAGACCCGATACATATTTATGGATAAAGCATGAAGACAAATCTTAAAATGCAGGCATGCTTTATTGGAAATCCAGGACTTATTGCTATTGGGGAAGGATGCAAGCTGCTTAGGAAATTAAACTTGCGATTTGTTGAAGGCACCACAGATGAAGGCTTGATTGGATTAGTAAAGAACTGTGGGCAATCGCTGGTCTCACTTGCTGTTGCAAATTGTCAATGGTTGACTGATGCATCTTTACATGCTGTTGGATCCCACTGCCCTAACTTAGAAATTCTATCAGTGGAATCAGATCGTGTTCAAAGTGTGGGAATAATATCTATTGCTAAAGGATGCCGACAGTTAAAAACTTTGAAGCTACAATGTATTGGTGCTGGGGATGACGCCCTAGATGCTGTTGGTTCATTTTGTCCGCTTTTAGAAATCTTGTCACTCAACAACTTTGAAGGGTTTACAGACAGGTACTCAGTTTAGTTGCACTATCGACCTGAAGTCCCAGTTTTGTTTTATATATGCTGGGTTTTCCTCTATCAATTTTGTTGGACCTTTTGCTCTAGGCTAAAGAAATTGCTTTATTTTTCCTTAAAATTTCCCATCTTGGCTTACCTTAAAAATAATGAAATATATTAATAGGTAAACATGTTTGAAGGTTTTCTGAAATATATTGGTAGGGCTTATGAACCCCATTATTTACATAAGagcgaagaaaaaaaaaagaatttcgaGAAGAATGGAAATGAGAACAATGAGAACCATGATATGCAGTATGTACTATGTAGAACTgatgtaaaccaactaggatgcCGATTTGTTCTCATTGAATCATGTTTTCTTCTGCAACTGAAGGTGCTGATCATCCATTAATATCCTTGCTTGCACCTTGTGCTTCAGTTATTTTCTGAGTTTTCTAAATGATTAGCTGACCAACTTTTGCAATTTCAGGAGCCTTACTTCAATTGCGAAAGGGTGCAAAAATCTCACTGATCTTGTTCTCAATGAGTGCCATTTACTAACTGATAGAAGCCTTGAATTTGTAGCTCGTAGCTGCAAAAAGTTAGCACGTTTGAAGATCAGTGGTTGTCAGAACATGGAATCTGTTGCACTGGAGCACATTGGGCGATGGTGTCCGTAAGTTTCCTTGGTGATAACATGCTATATTGAAATTCCTTGCTTCAGTTAGCACTCCTAGACATTTATTCTCCTTTTTATTAACAGTTCTTTAATGTCAACTTGATGTGCTGTAGTTCAAGTAAATTAAACATAATTTTGGAGAGAAGGGACAGGCTAAAGAATATGTTAGGAAATGAACCCATTAATAAGCACAGTTTGGCTGTATATTAAATTTGAAACAGCATATAGGCTATCATAATCTTTGACTGATGGTCAATGTAAATTGTTGCACTTCTACAATTCTTTTCCTGTTTAGGTGCATTTTTAGCTATATTGATAACTTCTGTTGCAACAACAGTATATGATTTGTGGTCCTATGCAAACAGGGGCCTTTTGGAGCTCTCTCTAATTTTCTGCCCCAGGATCCAAAACAGTGCATTTCTGGAGATTGGTAGAGGCTGCTCCCTTCTCAGGACTCTTTATTTGGTTGACTGTTCAAGAATAAGTGATAGTGCCTTGTCCCACATAGCTCAAGGCTGCAAGAACTTAACAGAACTTTCTATTCGGCATGGTTATGAGGTACTTGTTTTCCATTGGTTTACTGGAAGCCTAGCATGCATGGAGATGGATAGCTGCATTTCCCTTGCAGTCTATATTTGGTTGTGTTCAGTTTGGAACTTTAAATGATTTTTTATGTTTGTATTCATAGCTTATGCATTTGGTATGCAGGTAGGAGACAAAGCATTGATGTCTATTGCTGAGAATTGTAAATCACTTAGAGAGTTAACGCTCCAGTTTTGTGAGAGGTAAATATAATGTATGATGTGATGTGCCTTATTTAACTTGGTATTCCAATCTGTATTGCCCTCTTTATTTTGAATTGTGAATCTTCAAGTTATTTTTTTCAGGGTATCTGATGCAGGGCTGTCTGCAATCGCGGAAAACTGCCCTCTGCATAAGTTAAACTTGTGCGGGTGCCAGCTAATCACTGATAGCGGGTTGACTGCAATTGCCAGAGGATGCCCTGATCTAGTCTTCCTAGATATAAGTGTTCTTCGGGTATGTATTTCAATATGATGCTGCATTCCTTATTTGAAAACTGTCCAAAATTTGAGTAAACAGAAAAATCCTCACTGCTTCACTTTACTTTGAGTACATTTTCTATCCTGAGATAGGATAAACATTTTTGTATTTTGAGTAAGAAAGCTACCTCCATTTTGCCTCGAAGAAGAACACTTGAAGCACATTTCACAGCACTAGAAAAGGTTGAACCCACATGTTTTATATCTAGGCTCTGGTATGCAGTAAGGCATACATATAGTAATTTGGCTATATTCTATAGGGAATCAATAAGTTCAATTGATATATGTAAATAACGAATGTGAAGATTTCGGGAACACAAAAGGATTTTTATCCCTGTCATAATACGATAAGAGTTGATAAAGCTGTGCAAATACAAAGTTTGGCAGCAAATGAATTCTTAATACCATCTTGCATGCAACGGATCAGCAACCTAGTCAGTAAGTCTAGGTGTTTAAAACTGGCTACCTGAAACCTGTCACTTTAAAAGAACCAGCCCCACCTTGTGATAGATTTCTGTATTCTTCATCAAAGAGGGTAGAAGGTAATGGAATTATCTTTGATTCTGCTGTTAGCTTCATAAACAGTTCTCTGCTGTCCATCCATAAGGAAACATGCTTTTATTTGCTCTGTATAAATCATAGTCACAAAGTTCCCAAGTCGATGGGGGTCAAGGAACGTGGTACTCTACTTGCGAGAGGTTTTACATGGCGGGGTTAAAAAAAAAAACCTTGTCTACCCGGGTCGGGGATGGCATTCGATCCTGTTTTCTGTGACTATGGTATAAATAACAAGCGGGGCATGCTAGTTCCTTTGTCTGATGACTTCTCATCTTGCTTCAACATACAGATCATAAGTGACATAGCGCTTGCTGAGATAGGTGATGGTTGCCCTAAGCTCAAAGAAATCGCGCTCTCCCACTGCCCAGAAGTCACCAATGTCGGTCTGGAGCACCTTGTCAGAGGGTGCCTGCAGCTGGAGTCCTGCCAGATGGTCTACTGCCGGCGAATCACCAGCTCTGGGGTAGCAACCATCGTCTCGGGCTGCACCAGGCTGAAGAAGCTCCTCGTGGAGGAGTGGAAGGTGAGCGAGAGGACCCGGCGGAGAGCGGGACCTGTCTTGTCGTTCCTCTGCACCGGGCTTTAGGTTCAGAAGAAGGGAAATAAATCTGTGCAGTATCAACTCCTTTGTTACCCAGAAAGCTTTTGGCAtggtttcttttttcttcttttttctttggaTAAACAAAGCTTCTATTGTGTTGTTGCTGTGCTGTGTACCATAGCATCATTACCTCAAAAGTGCTGTATGAACTATTTATTTACTCACAAGTGTTGCACAGAACAAAATGTTGTACCAACTGTTGTATCAAAAGTGATGACCAAATAAAGATCATTTGAATAAACTGGCAAGAGCTTCATCAAAAGCCTGGTAGGATCTTCTCCAAAACTACAAGCATTTTGACCAGACAGGATGCTTGCCTTATTCCAGTGGCCAAGGAAATACCTTGCTGCTTCTGTTAGCCTGTTTCTGATCACTCTTGGAATAGCTTTGGCCTGCAATATTCCGAACGGGTTGCCGTCTATGGCATTGGCATCTGGAATCACTTGCTGTCTTTCACTGCCCAaagacattttcatcatcaggtAAAACCAAACGAGACGTCTCTTGCAGCTGCAAGGAACGCATGGATTCTTTGCTGCTTCGCCCCTACGCTGTCGGCGACTTTGTTGACGCCCATGTCGAGGCATCTATAAAGTGTACGTCCTCCATCTCGGCGTCAAGTAGAATCGTCAGCAGGTACAATACAATACAAGCACGCGGCGATGGCGAAAggtggcagtggcggcggcggcgacgtcgaGCCAGCGACAAGCGTGGCCGGCAGCATGTGCGACCGGTTCTTGACGTTCCTGGCCAAGAACCTGTCTGTGAGAAGGATGAAGAGCATCGCCGAGGGCCCAAGGAacaacggcgccggcgccggccaccCTCCGCCGACGAAGGGAGGAGATGACGGTGGCGTGGAAGAAGACGAGTTCGCCATTCCCATCGAGAGGGCCGAGTTCGACTTCCAGTTGAGCGGCCATGACGATGGAGGGCACAGCAGCGTCGTCGCGACGACCATCCTGGAAGAGAGcgccgcgacgacgacgacgagggatGTTCCTGATGAGCAGAAggacggagctgctgctgctgccgacgGCACGGCAGCGCCAGCGGTGCCGGCGGTGGAGGAGACGAAGGTGAGGAGGACGGTGACGATCAAGGAGGACCGTCCTGCACAGGaggccggcggcagcggcggtgccTCGTCGACGGCGACGGTGGAGAGGAAGAAGTCGCTGTTCAGGAAGCGGCAGGCGTCGTCGGTCGCGGGAGGGGAGGAGCAGGGCGGCGGCCGCGTGCCGAAGCGGAGCGGGCTCCGGCCGCGGATGCCGCAGGTGCCGAGGGTGCCGTCCAACATCAACGAGCGGTCCTCCACCTTCATCGAG
This sequence is a window from Miscanthus floridulus cultivar M001 chromosome 10, ASM1932011v1, whole genome shotgun sequence. Protein-coding genes within it:
- the LOC136487089 gene encoding uncharacterized protein; protein product: MAKGGSGGGGDVEPATSVAGSMCDRFLTFLAKNLSVRRMKSIAEGPRNNGAGAGHPPPTKGGDDGGVEEDEFAIPIERAEFDFQLSGHDDGGHSSVVATTILEESAATTTTRDVPDEQKDGAAAAADGTAAPAVPAVEETKVRRTVTIKEDRPAQEAGGSGGASSTATVERKKSLFRKRQASSVAGGEEQGGGRVPKRSGLRPRMPQVPRVPSNINERSSTFIEERKKSFGGKPAPEK
- the LOC136487088 gene encoding F-box/LRR-repeat protein 4-like; protein product: MRGADLINAALPDELLDDVIRRVGAGGGGAKRDLDACALVCRRWRRLERASRRSARLAASGDRADEVLRLVAERFTALAEVSVDERLTAASGSGSATRPYRSGMERGPYRAGMIHMPNQIRRRRRLPLASNLTLKISPFPLDQPVGDQGSERSCLTDVGLGHLARGCRGLEKLSLVWCSAISSTGLVRIAENCKKLTSLDLQACFIGNPGLIAIGEGCKLLRKLNLRFVEGTTDEGLIGLVKNCGQSLVSLAVANCQWLTDASLHAVGSHCPNLEILSVESDRVQSVGIISIAKGCRQLKTLKLQCIGAGDDALDAVGSFCPLLEILSLNNFEGFTDRSLTSIAKGCKNLTDLVLNECHLLTDRSLEFVARSCKKLARLKISGCQNMESVALEHIGRWCPGLLELSLIFCPRIQNSAFLEIGRGCSLLRTLYLVDCSRISDSALSHIAQGCKNLTELSIRHGYEVGDKALMSIAENCKSLRELTLQFCERVSDAGLSAIAENCPLHKLNLCGCQLITDSGLTAIARGCPDLVFLDISVLRIISDIALAEIGDGCPKLKEIALSHCPEVTNVGLEHLVRGCLQLESCQMVYCRRITSSGVATIVSGCTRLKKLLVEEWKVSERTRRRAGPVLSFLCTGL